A single window of Dermacentor albipictus isolate Rhodes 1998 colony chromosome 1, USDA_Dalb.pri_finalv2, whole genome shotgun sequence DNA harbors:
- the LOC135914873 gene encoding ELKS/Rab6-interacting/CAST family member 1-like: protein MDSSSQLAEDATRGEQEKQVRAWLRKMLNKDVKFKMDEKTSIALRKLMTLQEGAEADARDQIKVLEERSKFFVKKAENLEAGLRAGNIAPDQLPEEARGTLKDLAHAGTLLGCHDLDSESFGKKLEKLCQQRKKLQDQQSELQDDVANIEQLTHRMEQHLLDAANKDMHTTAADEECKLRRWKRHEMKYRSKVTKLKKHPVSSKKMPDLDHIISISKKLHRLELRMKEVENELPTLDLPPDEDAIKIALDSVTDRCEELDKAFLKKLEQKRGKQSEEKTTASSTN, encoded by the exons ATGGACAGTAGTTCCCAACTAGCCGAGGACGCTACTCGAGGGGAGCAAGAGAAACAG GTGAGAGCCTGGCTTCGCAAAATGCTCAACAAAGACGTCAAATTCAAAATGGACGAAAAAACGTCCATCGCTTTGCGCAAGCTAATGACTCTTCAAGAAGGTGCAGAAGCGGACGCACGTGACCAAATTAAAGTTCTGGAGGAAAGGTCCAAGTTTTTCGTCAAAAAAG CTGAAAACCTAGAAGCTGGTCTCCGAGCTGGAAACATTGCACCAGATCAATTGCCCGAAGAAGCACGTGGCACCCTTAAAGATCTGGCACATGCAGGAACCCTTCTAGGCTGTCATGATTTGGACTCAGAAAG CTTTGGAAAAAAGCTTGAAAAGCTTTGCCAACAACGTAAAAAACTGCAGGACCAGCAATCTGAGCTGCAAGACGATGTTGCAAATATCGAACAGCTCACCCATAGGATGGAGCAACACCt GTTGGATGCGGCCAACAAAGACATGCATACTACAGCAGCAGATGAAGAATGCAAACTTAGAAGGTGGAAAAGACACGAGATGAAATACAGGTCAAAAGTGACCAAGCTGAAG AAACATCCAGTCAGCAGCAAAAAAATGCCAGACCTAGACCACATCATTTCTATCTCCAAG AAGCTCCACAGACTTGAGCTACGAATGAAGGAAGTTGAAAACGAGCTGCCCACACTTGACCTACCACCG GATGAGGACGCGATCAAGATCGCACTTGATTCTGTGACTGACCGTTGTGAAGAGTTGGACAAGGCCTTCCTAAAGAAGTTGGAACAAAAGCGAggt